In a single window of the Motilibacter peucedani genome:
- a CDS encoding SprT-like domain-containing protein produces the protein MELEEAEALARALMRQHGLRGWSLVFDGAKTRAGVCRASTREIGLSRVLTELHSPAEVRDTVLHEIAHALVGPHHGHDAVWRARAVAIGCSGNRCVSSESAAVPADWVGVCPAGHRTTRHRRPTRVQSCRRCSSRFDPRAVFTWTHQGRTVPMHPRYLDELRRLSGELPTGASRPAARGADGRAAAHGGAGDGLEELALELHLADPPPAARPLPPGAPVRLLGSGKYAGMVGVVEKRGRTRYHVRTRTGLVTAPFVLVRAL, from the coding sequence GTGGAGCTCGAGGAGGCCGAGGCGCTCGCCCGGGCGCTCATGCGCCAGCACGGCCTGCGCGGCTGGTCGCTGGTGTTCGACGGCGCCAAGACGAGGGCCGGCGTGTGCCGTGCGTCGACCCGGGAGATCGGGCTGAGCCGCGTGCTCACCGAGCTGCACTCCCCCGCCGAGGTCCGCGACACCGTCCTGCACGAGATCGCCCACGCGCTGGTGGGCCCGCACCACGGCCACGACGCGGTGTGGCGGGCCAGGGCGGTGGCGATCGGGTGCTCCGGCAACCGGTGCGTCTCGTCCGAGTCGGCCGCCGTGCCGGCCGACTGGGTCGGCGTCTGCCCGGCAGGCCACCGCACCACGCGGCACCGCCGGCCCACGCGCGTGCAGTCGTGCCGGCGGTGCAGCTCCCGCTTCGACCCGCGGGCGGTGTTCACCTGGACCCACCAGGGGCGCACCGTGCCCATGCACCCGCGCTACCTCGACGAGCTGCGGCGCCTGAGCGGCGAGCTCCCGACCGGGGCGTCGCGGCCTGCTGCGCGCGGTGCGGACGGGCGAGCCGCAGCACACGGGGGCGCCGGCGACGGGCTCGAGGAGCTCGCGCTCGAGCTCCACCTGGCCGACCCGCCGCCCGCTGCCCGCCCCCTCCCGCCGGGAGCGCCGGTCCGCCTGCTCGGCAGCGGCAAGTACGCCGGCATGGTGGGCGTCGTCGAGAAGCGCGGGCGCACCCGCTACCACGTGCGCACGCGCACCGGTCTGGTCACTGCACCGTTCGTCCTCGTGCGCGCCCTCTGA
- a CDS encoding putative bifunctional diguanylate cyclase/phosphodiesterase: MPVDDPALPRSAAEPAEESPSGRPAFEALQVDSSTLDYAELFDATPSPHAVFDRRLVLVEANAAFCAAAGASRGRLLGRSLPELFGADDPLGGDDAAALRVARSMDGVLASGAPDSLPLLRHLLPGRGDDGPAARYWSLLITPVRGAEGTVELLLVRADDVTGLVRDAEVEERPTDVVEVLHRGVLAAEVDIFARANELEQLNDELRSSRDQLAARVLHDPLTGLLVRPVLTEQLSTALSRLARHPHPLAVLFVDLDGLKQVNDSLGHAAGDELIRRCAARLKAGVRPSDPVARFGGDEFVVLLEDLDDAAEAEQVAGRVLQTLRAPLTLAAGARVRPSASIGIAVATGPDVTAEVLLSQADAAMYRAKHGGKGRVEVYDDSAHAAADARRTLEAELERALPEGQLRLHYQPILDLSTGATYAVEGLLRWQHPTRGLLAAADFIELAEDSGGILEMGAWAIGEACRQLAAWDLVLGEHSPPRVFLNLSVSELLQPHLDERVAEVTAAAGIDPARLVLEIPEAGMLEELGTRSGVIDVLSRLGCQLAIDDFGMGYSPFGRLVQMPAGILKIDQSFVKALTRSPEAPAIVSAVLLMAHNLRKTVVAAGVEDSAALAALQEMGCAYAQGYHFSEPLSAQDYTELARRPDFDSFTAALVAGAG; the protein is encoded by the coding sequence GTGCCAGTCGACGACCCGGCGCTCCCCAGGAGCGCCGCAGAGCCGGCGGAGGAGTCCCCCTCGGGGCGACCGGCCTTCGAGGCGCTGCAGGTCGACTCGTCGACGCTGGACTACGCGGAGCTCTTCGACGCCACGCCCTCGCCCCACGCGGTCTTCGACCGGCGGCTGGTGCTCGTGGAGGCCAACGCGGCCTTCTGCGCAGCGGCCGGGGCCAGCCGCGGCCGACTGCTCGGCCGCAGCCTGCCCGAGCTCTTCGGCGCCGACGACCCGCTCGGCGGGGACGACGCGGCGGCGCTGCGCGTCGCCCGGTCCATGGACGGCGTGCTCGCGAGCGGTGCGCCGGACTCCTTGCCGCTGCTGCGCCACCTGCTGCCGGGTCGCGGCGACGACGGGCCTGCCGCGCGCTACTGGAGCCTGCTGATCACGCCCGTGCGCGGTGCCGAGGGCACCGTCGAGCTGCTGCTCGTGCGCGCCGACGACGTCACCGGCCTGGTGCGCGACGCCGAGGTCGAGGAGCGGCCGACCGACGTCGTGGAGGTGCTGCACCGCGGGGTGCTCGCCGCCGAGGTCGACATCTTCGCCCGCGCCAACGAGCTCGAGCAGCTCAACGACGAGCTGCGCTCCTCGCGCGACCAGCTCGCCGCCCGGGTGCTGCACGACCCGCTGACCGGGCTGCTCGTGCGCCCGGTGCTCACCGAGCAGCTCTCGACGGCGCTCTCGCGGCTCGCGCGCCACCCGCACCCCCTCGCCGTCCTGTTCGTCGACCTCGACGGGCTCAAGCAGGTCAACGACTCCCTGGGCCACGCCGCCGGCGACGAGCTCATCCGCCGCTGCGCCGCGCGGCTCAAGGCCGGGGTGCGCCCCAGCGACCCCGTCGCGCGCTTCGGCGGAGACGAGTTCGTCGTGCTGCTCGAGGACCTCGACGACGCGGCGGAGGCCGAGCAGGTCGCCGGCCGCGTGCTCCAGACCCTGCGAGCCCCGCTGACCCTCGCCGCAGGCGCTCGCGTGCGCCCCAGCGCGAGCATCGGCATCGCCGTCGCGACGGGGCCGGACGTCACGGCCGAGGTGCTGCTCTCGCAGGCCGACGCGGCGATGTACCGCGCCAAGCACGGCGGCAAGGGGCGCGTCGAGGTCTACGACGACAGCGCCCACGCCGCGGCCGACGCACGGCGCACCCTCGAGGCCGAGCTCGAGCGCGCACTGCCGGAGGGCCAGCTCCGCCTGCACTACCAGCCGATCCTCGACCTCAGCACCGGGGCGACCTACGCGGTGGAGGGGCTGCTCCGCTGGCAGCACCCGACGCGCGGGCTGCTGGCTGCGGCCGACTTCATCGAGCTCGCCGAGGACAGCGGCGGCATCCTGGAGATGGGCGCGTGGGCGATCGGCGAGGCCTGCCGGCAGCTCGCCGCCTGGGACCTCGTGCTGGGCGAGCACAGCCCGCCACGGGTGTTCCTCAACCTCTCGGTGTCCGAGCTGCTGCAGCCGCACCTCGACGAGCGCGTCGCGGAGGTCACCGCCGCAGCCGGCATCGACCCGGCCCGGCTCGTGCTGGAGATCCCGGAGGCCGGCATGCTCGAGGAGCTCGGCACGCGCAGCGGGGTCATCGACGTGCTGTCGAGACTGGGCTGCCAGCTGGCGATCGACGACTTCGGCATGGGCTACTCGCCGTTCGGGCGGCTGGTGCAGATGCCGGCCGGCATCCTCAAGATCGACCAGTCCTTCGTGAAGGCGCTCACCCGCAGCCCCGAGGCGCCCGCCATCGTCTCGGCCGTGCTGCTGATGGCCCACAACCTGCGCAAGACCGTCGTGGCCGCCGGCGTCGAGGACTCCGCCGCGCTCGCGGCGCTCCAGGAGATGGGCTGCGCCTACGCCCAGGGCTACCACTTCTCCGAGCCGCTCTCGGCGCAGGACTACACCGAGCTCGCCCGCCGCCCCGACTTCGACTCGTTCACGGCCGCCCTCGTCGCCGGGGCCGGCTGA